A portion of the Planctomycetaceae bacterium genome contains these proteins:
- a CDS encoding protein-glutamate O-methyltransferase CheR yields the protein MSEALFHSTVMTEEEFETISAFVKSTCGINLHAGKKELVKARLSKRMRMLKLDSFEKYFAHVQRDVSGIELMGMLDCLSTNLTSFFREPAHFELLAKVMGELLATNAQTRKLRIWSAGCSSGEEPYTLAMTLAETAGQCGYDMKILASDLSTRVLAAARRGVYPHARLRGVPGELTSRYFTLVQARPERLYQVNESLRSLITFARVNLMESWPMAGPFDVIFCRNVMIYFDKDTQTRLVSRFQDMLRPGGLLFVGHSESLSGVRHNLEYVQPAVYRRRGRGD from the coding sequence GTGAGCGAGGCCTTGTTCCACAGCACGGTGATGACGGAGGAGGAGTTCGAGACCATCAGCGCCTTCGTGAAGTCCACGTGCGGGATCAACCTGCATGCCGGCAAGAAGGAGCTGGTCAAGGCCCGCCTCTCCAAGCGCATGCGGATGCTGAAGCTCGACAGCTTTGAGAAGTACTTCGCCCACGTGCAGCGCGACGTCTCGGGCATCGAGCTGATGGGCATGCTTGACTGCCTCTCGACGAACCTGACGTCGTTCTTCCGCGAGCCGGCACATTTTGAACTGCTGGCCAAGGTAATGGGCGAACTGCTGGCGACCAATGCCCAGACACGCAAACTGCGCATCTGGTCGGCGGGCTGCTCCAGCGGCGAGGAACCGTACACGCTGGCGATGACGCTGGCCGAAACCGCCGGCCAATGCGGATACGACATGAAGATTCTGGCCAGCGATCTTTCGACGCGCGTGCTGGCGGCGGCGCGGCGGGGCGTGTACCCGCACGCGCGCCTGCGGGGCGTTCCGGGGGAACTGACCAGTCGATATTTCACCTTGGTCCAGGCGCGCCCGGAACGCCTGTACCAGGTCAACGAATCGCTGCGAAGCCTGATCACGTTCGCACGGGTGAACCTGATGGAGAGCTGGCCGATGGCCGGACCGTTCGACGTGATCTTCTGCCGCAACGTCATGATCTACTTTGACAAGGACACGCAGACGCGACTGGTGTCGCGATTCCAGGACATGCTGCGCCCGGGCGGCCTGCTGTTTGTCGGCCACTCCGAAAGCCTCAGCGGCGTTCGACACAACCTCGAGTACGTCCAGCCGGCGGTGTACCGCCGGCGCGGCCGGGGAGATTGA
- a CDS encoding chemotaxis protein CheD: MKVVVGVADMRISNQPGDVVVTHALGSCLGLAVHDPQGRIGGILHVMLPQSQINPEKAKVNPYMFVDTGVPAFFNELMARGAVRGRLVVKLAGGANVQGGQEDRFAIGKRNYLLLRKMLWKNNILVKAEEVGGSSPRTMYLDVDSGRTWLLVNGQEKDL; this comes from the coding sequence ATGAAAGTCGTCGTAGGCGTGGCCGACATGCGAATATCCAACCAGCCCGGCGACGTGGTCGTCACGCACGCGCTGGGCAGTTGCCTGGGCCTGGCGGTGCATGACCCGCAGGGGCGCATCGGCGGCATCCTGCACGTAATGCTGCCCCAGTCGCAGATCAATCCGGAAAAGGCCAAGGTCAACCCGTACATGTTCGTGGATACGGGCGTGCCGGCCTTCTTCAACGAATTGATGGCGCGCGGGGCGGTTCGAGGGCGCCTGGTGGTCAAGCTCGCCGGCGGCGCCAACGTCCAGGGCGGACAGGAAGACCGCTTCGCCATCGGAAAACGAAACTACCTGCTGCTGCGGAAGATGCTTTGGAAGAACAACATCCTGGTCAAGGCCGAAGAGGTCGGCGGCTCGTCCCCCAGAACGATGTATCTCGACGTGGACAGCGGCCGGACCTGGTTGTTGGTAAACGGACAAGAAAAAGACCTGTAG
- a CDS encoding response regulator — MSLNVLVVDDSAVTRAVILKTLSMAGLDLGQTHQAANGRLGLEVLEKEWIDLILVDINMPVMNGEEMIAAVRENPLWADIPIIVVSTEGSVTRIDRLQSNGVTFVHKPFTPEAICNVVQGLTEVTQ, encoded by the coding sequence ATGTCACTCAACGTACTGGTTGTCGACGACAGCGCCGTGACGCGGGCCGTCATTCTCAAAACCCTGTCGATGGCGGGACTCGATCTGGGCCAGACGCACCAGGCCGCCAACGGGCGGCTGGGGCTGGAGGTGCTCGAGAAGGAATGGATCGACCTGATCCTGGTCGACATCAACATGCCGGTGATGAACGGCGAGGAGATGATCGCGGCGGTGCGCGAGAATCCGCTCTGGGCGGACATTCCCATCATCGTGGTCTCCACCGAAGGCAGCGTCACGCGCATCGATCGTCTGCAATCCAACGGTGTGACCTTCGTCCACAAACCCTTTACCCCCGAAGCGATCTGCAACGTCGTCCAGGGGCTTACCGAGGTGACCCAATAA
- a CDS encoding chemotaxis protein CheX — MQPCRETLARIAEDTFASLAFMFPVEPQEAPPSAAPPVIASVAFHGPWRGWLEMSLPPEMMAPLAANILGADDPADTDVEKQVDALKEVLNVICGNLLPVIDSPQSEYTVAAPLMQKADLAGPDAAATETSICLDSGTVQLRLLLAAA; from the coding sequence ATGCAACCATGCCGCGAAACCCTCGCCCGTATCGCCGAAGACACCTTCGCGTCCCTGGCGTTCATGTTTCCCGTCGAACCGCAGGAGGCGCCGCCCTCGGCCGCCCCGCCCGTCATCGCCAGCGTCGCCTTTCACGGACCCTGGCGCGGATGGTTGGAAATGTCGCTGCCGCCGGAGATGATGGCGCCCCTGGCGGCCAATATCCTCGGCGCCGACGACCCCGCCGATACCGACGTCGAGAAGCAGGTCGACGCCCTCAAGGAAGTGCTCAACGTGATCTGCGGCAACCTCCTGCCCGTCATCGACAGCCCGCAGTCCGAATACACCGTCGCGGCGCCGCTGATGCAAAAGGCCGACCTCGCCGGACCCGACGCCGCGGCCACCGAAACCTCCATCTGCCTCGACAGCGGAACCGTGCAGCTGCGACTGCTGCTGGCCGCGGCGTAA
- a CDS encoding chemotaxis response regulator protein-glutamate methylesterase, protein MKGPAVAMTGKGPIKVLIVDDSAVVRQTLSAALSKAPDIQVVATAMDPYVARTKIEQCRPDVITLDLEMPRMDGLTFLSKLMRYYPLPVIVVSSLTAGGSENALRAMELGAVDVICKPGSAYTVAEVADALVDKVRAAAGAKLRQPAPPVEVSPSAEESLVPETPPSKVMQTTSKILAIGASTGGTEAIREVLTRLPQDTPGTVIVQHMPEHFTAAYARRLNGLCRMEVREAVDGDAVSRGLALLAPGNKHMVLQRSGGQYLVRVKDGPAVHHQRPSVDVLLHSVARQAGGNALGVILTGMGADGAAGLLAMRQAGAYTLAQDEASCVVFGMPKEAIRLGAAEQVVPLGKMAAAIMSQFHRLVAA, encoded by the coding sequence ATGAAAGGACCCGCTGTGGCGATGACCGGCAAAGGACCCATCAAGGTCTTGATCGTGGACGACTCAGCCGTCGTCCGCCAGACGCTCTCGGCCGCCCTGTCAAAGGCGCCCGATATCCAGGTCGTCGCCACGGCCATGGACCCGTACGTCGCGCGGACCAAGATCGAACAGTGCCGCCCCGACGTGATCACGCTCGATCTGGAAATGCCCCGCATGGACGGCCTGACCTTCCTGTCCAAGCTGATGCGCTACTATCCGCTGCCGGTGATCGTCGTCAGCTCGCTGACCGCCGGCGGCAGCGAGAACGCCCTGCGGGCGATGGAACTCGGGGCCGTGGACGTCATCTGCAAACCCGGGTCGGCGTACACCGTGGCCGAAGTGGCCGACGCCCTGGTCGACAAGGTTCGAGCGGCCGCCGGCGCAAAGCTTCGCCAGCCCGCACCGCCCGTCGAGGTCAGCCCGTCGGCCGAAGAAAGCCTCGTGCCCGAGACGCCGCCGTCGAAGGTGATGCAGACCACCAGCAAGATCCTGGCTATCGGCGCCTCGACCGGCGGAACCGAAGCCATCCGCGAAGTGCTGACGCGACTGCCCCAGGACACGCCGGGCACGGTGATCGTCCAGCACATGCCCGAGCACTTCACCGCCGCCTATGCCAGACGCCTCAACGGACTGTGCCGCATGGAGGTTCGCGAGGCCGTCGACGGCGACGCGGTCTCGCGCGGCTTGGCGCTGCTGGCGCCGGGCAACAAGCACATGGTCCTCCAGCGCAGCGGCGGGCAATATCTCGTGCGGGTCAAGGACGGACCGGCGGTCCATCATCAGCGCCCCAGCGTGGACGTGCTGCTGCACTCGGTGGCGCGCCAAGCCGGAGGCAACGCCCTGGGCGTCATCCTCACCGGGATGGGCGCTGACGGAGCGGCCGGCCTGCTGGCGATGCGCCAGGCGGGAGCTTACACCCTGGCGCAGGACGAGGCCAGTTGCGTCGTCTTCGGAATGCCCAAAGAAGCGATCCGCCTCGGGGCGGCCGAGCAGGTGGTTCCGCTGGGCAAGATGGCTGCGGCGATCATGTCGCAGTTCCACCGCCTGGTCGCGGCATGA
- a CDS encoding very short patch repair endonuclease yields MSDTFTRAERSRIMAAVKSTNTTPELVLRRLLFSMGYRYRLHVKSLPGSPDIVFPGRKKVIIVNGCFWHMHSCKNFRMPNTSKTYWRAKFLSNKARDERTRRLLRRKGWRPLVVWECQLASRRLPATLKRVSAFLRPS; encoded by the coding sequence ATGAGCGACACGTTCACCAGAGCGGAACGTTCCCGCATAATGGCGGCAGTCAAGTCGACGAACACCACGCCGGAACTTGTTCTGAGAAGACTGCTTTTTTCGATGGGCTATCGCTATCGGTTGCACGTCAAGAGCCTTCCGGGCAGCCCGGACATCGTCTTTCCCGGTCGCAAGAAGGTCATCATTGTCAACGGATGCTTCTGGCACATGCATTCCTGCAAGAACTTCAGGATGCCAAACACGAGCAAGACATACTGGCGAGCGAAATTCCTGAGCAACAAAGCTCGCGATGAAAGGACACGTCGGTTGCTGCGCCGCAAAGGTTGGCGACCGCTGGTCGTATGGGAATGCCAGCTTGCAAGCCGCAGACTGCCCGCCACGCTCAAAAGAGTATCTGCATTTCTGCGACCTTCTTGA
- a CDS encoding DUF4928 family protein, whose protein sequence is MDIVPDGFVEEWMKKGDRFIPARLQAALALLEKLRSDPVLDLTAHLASKGSSGLQSHETWGNRAHKRLQIEAINKNHGRRSSSLQDWGQELLDLLKAAGFENASKSGRSTLLDDAQRSLAEKLRYILDQEPLEVRLGGKTAETVVGELLKQAEEKGKAGDVAQYLVGAKLKLRFKRDIPANQANRADRKCRGDAKAQPGDFVIENAVIEVAVGLPDDKHMNQIADALEDSDFEVWLLTRSDRVGTWKRELEKGEVTDVKRVVVTSVEAFIGQNISELSEFSSKQKTRQLKALVDLYNKEWVDKVGLPGIKIIVK, encoded by the coding sequence ATGGATATCGTCCCAGACGGTTTTGTAGAAGAATGGATGAAGAAAGGCGACCGGTTCATCCCTGCTCGCCTCCAAGCCGCTTTGGCGTTGCTGGAAAAGCTTCGAAGCGATCCCGTTCTTGATCTGACGGCTCACCTGGCGAGCAAAGGCAGCTCGGGACTCCAGTCACACGAGACGTGGGGCAACCGGGCACATAAGCGTTTGCAGATCGAGGCAATCAACAAGAATCATGGTCGGCGGTCATCAAGTCTGCAGGATTGGGGGCAGGAACTGCTTGATTTGCTCAAGGCCGCCGGATTCGAAAATGCCTCCAAATCCGGGCGATCAACTCTTCTGGATGACGCCCAGCGGTCGTTGGCCGAAAAGCTTCGGTACATATTGGATCAAGAGCCCTTGGAAGTGCGGCTTGGCGGCAAGACAGCGGAGACTGTCGTTGGGGAGCTGCTCAAACAGGCTGAGGAGAAAGGCAAAGCTGGCGATGTCGCGCAGTATCTGGTGGGGGCCAAATTGAAGTTGCGCTTCAAGCGGGATATTCCTGCCAATCAGGCCAACAGGGCGGATCGCAAGTGCCGGGGGGATGCGAAGGCCCAGCCGGGCGACTTTGTCATCGAAAATGCCGTCATCGAAGTCGCGGTCGGGCTGCCGGACGACAAACACATGAATCAGATAGCTGACGCGCTGGAGGATTCCGATTTTGAGGTTTGGCTTCTGACCAGATCTGACCGGGTAGGGACATGGAAGCGAGAGTTGGAAAAAGGCGAGGTTACTGACGTGAAAAGGGTTGTCGTCACGTCGGTGGAGGCTTTCATCGGGCAGAATATAAGCGAGTTAAGCGAGTTCTCCAGCAAGCAGAAGACACGTCAACTCAAGGCGCTGGTGGACCTGTATAACAAGGAATGGGTGGACAAGGTCGGCCTTCCTGGAATCAAGATTATCGTAAAGTAG
- the dcm gene encoding DNA (cytosine-5-)-methyltransferase, whose product MVIAAPDKRAIRVTEGNIRNSSISVAGLYSFFPPDCYGEPSKGKGAGKPIRILLDGLDRTIETDIGREAKTGKPRRQFRARKWVKEFFRHHDVRAGDLLELQRVDTREYVMRLVSHPTMRAVEFFAGIGLVRLALERQGFRVVFANDIDPNKFEIYRANFAEDDFLLGDIHELSEDQIPDCELVTASFPCTDLSIAGEMKGLNSGESSAFWGLIRILKDMDARRPQLVLLENVPGFLMSHGGRDFESALLAMNELGYAVDAFFLDAACFVPQSRLRLFVVGKQAPSGQSVFGLTASALRPETLVQFMNAHPEITWDIHDLPPPPAREVSLESILEDLPDDHPAWWNQERSAYFMNQLSERHLAVADKMIQQRVISFGTAFRRVRNCRSMAELRTDGVAGCLRTPKGGSGRQILFKAGKGRYQVRLLTARECARLQGVPDSYVVPVPLNQALFGFGDAVCVPAIEWIAKQYLAPLGSKLPDQVEAYR is encoded by the coding sequence ATGGTGATTGCCGCGCCGGACAAGAGGGCGATCCGTGTTACCGAAGGGAATATCCGAAATAGTTCCATCTCAGTGGCTGGACTCTACAGTTTCTTCCCTCCCGACTGCTACGGGGAACCTAGCAAGGGCAAAGGGGCTGGCAAGCCAATTCGCATTCTGTTGGATGGACTGGACAGGACGATAGAAACGGATATTGGGCGTGAGGCCAAGACCGGCAAACCGCGTCGTCAGTTTCGCGCAAGAAAATGGGTGAAGGAGTTTTTCAGACACCATGATGTTCGTGCCGGGGACTTGCTGGAATTGCAGAGGGTTGACACTCGCGAGTATGTCATGCGGTTGGTCAGCCACCCGACGATGCGGGCGGTCGAGTTCTTCGCCGGCATAGGTCTTGTCAGACTCGCGCTTGAACGCCAAGGATTTCGTGTTGTTTTTGCGAATGACATCGACCCAAACAAATTCGAGATATACAGGGCCAATTTTGCGGAAGACGATTTCCTTCTTGGCGACATCCACGAACTTTCGGAGGATCAGATTCCCGATTGTGAACTCGTGACCGCGTCTTTTCCCTGCACAGACTTGTCGATTGCCGGGGAGATGAAGGGGCTCAACAGTGGGGAATCGAGTGCCTTCTGGGGACTGATCAGGATACTGAAGGACATGGATGCCCGGCGCCCTCAACTGGTGTTGCTTGAGAACGTGCCCGGCTTCCTCATGTCGCACGGTGGTAGGGACTTTGAATCTGCGTTACTGGCAATGAATGAACTGGGCTATGCTGTTGACGCTTTCTTTTTGGATGCGGCATGTTTTGTTCCCCAAAGCAGGCTTCGATTATTTGTCGTGGGCAAGCAAGCCCCCTCTGGCCAGTCGGTTTTTGGTTTGACCGCTTCGGCTCTGCGACCCGAAACCCTCGTGCAATTCATGAATGCCCATCCCGAGATTACCTGGGATATCCATGACCTCCCCCCCCCTCCGGCGCGAGAAGTCTCTCTGGAGTCCATCCTTGAGGATCTACCCGACGACCATCCCGCGTGGTGGAATCAAGAGCGATCAGCCTATTTCATGAACCAACTCAGTGAGAGGCACTTGGCGGTCGCAGACAAGATGATCCAGCAGCGAGTCATTTCATTTGGAACCGCCTTTCGTCGCGTCCGTAATTGCAGGTCGATGGCCGAACTCAGGACAGACGGTGTGGCAGGTTGCCTGAGAACACCGAAGGGCGGGAGTGGACGCCAGATCCTCTTCAAGGCGGGAAAGGGAAGATATCAGGTCCGTTTGCTGACGGCTCGCGAGTGCGCACGACTGCAGGGAGTTCCGGATTCCTATGTGGTACCTGTTCCGCTAAACCAAGCCCTTTTCGGGTTCGGTGACGCCGTTTGTGTACCTGCGATAGAGTGGATTGCCAAGCAGTATTTGGCTCCATTGGGGAGTAAGCTGCCCGATCAAGTTGAGGCCTATAGGTGA
- a CDS encoding helix-turn-helix domain-containing protein has protein sequence MRKSTHTAEYRALCQHIVAMRKAAGLTQRGLARRLSVPPSWVAKVEIGERRLDLVEYCWICDACEIEPSASIRSLLEDMRTV, from the coding sequence ATGCGAAAATCAACTCATACTGCGGAATACCGCGCTCTGTGTCAGCACATTGTGGCTATGCGGAAAGCCGCGGGGCTGACCCAGCGCGGCCTGGCGCGGCGATTGTCTGTTCCGCCTAGCTGGGTAGCAAAGGTGGAAATAGGGGAAAGACGATTAGACCTCGTTGAGTACTGTTGGATATGCGACGCCTGCGAGATAGAGCCGTCAGCGTCAATTAGATCACTTCTAGAGGATATGAGGACGGTCTAG